One window from the genome of Saccharicrinis carchari encodes:
- a CDS encoding golvesin C-terminal-like domain-containing protein has protein sequence MQNEQFLTMMINATRPIVISLVISFFIFASGLQAQQKRLERKATRNLQGWTNPVNGVAHMGNIALDSLAVMPADRLINLYYNKNLTYWPWRPAIEKKFKESLKSEFRGRLKSYQLQVYSNGSEVNNLIPNRYRAKDRVHQQRLSASADRKKLLRRQGQLNYTKGLSDNYIALWHSHGWYYESKLDRWEWQRARLYGSVEDVSPMMYVLPYLVPMLENAGATTFLPRERSFQQQEVIVDNDVSTQGSRFELEPGLSTSSVVGFAARDTLFPGDNPFKLGSALNVSGANGKVAHYLPYIPAKGMYEVYVSYQQSSSNTKQAEYKINHTGGSTSFFVNQSMGGGTWIYLGSFDFNKGLHPDSGSVELSCKEGTVSIDAIRFGGGMGNVARRPGIEVAPNQWSLKSGQTNKPKGEKVNPDNFRWKTSQRPRYMEAARYWLQYAGMPDTLIFNLNDDKNDYNDDYQSRGEWVGYLMGKPNGPTGYRNVPGLNIPIDLAFAFHTDAGVTPDDSIIGTLGIFSTAREDGIFPNGQSKLASRDLCDVVQTQIVEDIRALFNPDWTRRAMWDKQYSEAWRPNVPTMLLELYSHQNLADMQYGLDPRFRFHVSRAIYKGMLRFLAFQEGREFVVQPLPVDHMAILKQNDGYKLSWQPVKDPLEKSALPTQYKVYKRIGNNGFDNGTLVSGTSYKINNPVVGQHLSFKVTAVNQGGESMPGEILSMGIAAENAPTVLVVNAFDRVSAPAFVDKKGFAGVAWWNDQGVADQYEYGHTGNQYDFDRKSPWLDDDSPGWGGSYADMEGKAIPGNSFDNVITHGQSILQAGYSYVSVSDEVFESEGYEAKNFKAVDIILGEEKATPGFMDKNQYDFKIYTQGLMDRLKELAENATPVFISGAYIGSEMQLLKDTIVQQFAAELLHFKWRSNHAVNRGEVEPTDKVSPYFKSNFTFNTQYHPHIYAAEAPDAIEPADKNALTAFRYSQNGTSAGVIYNGNNKTVVLGFPFETILRQEDRDKLMKEILEFFKYGATRHAAALREDN, from the coding sequence ATGCAAAATGAACAATTTTTAACAATGATGATAAATGCTACCCGACCTATAGTCATATCGTTAGTAATCAGTTTTTTTATTTTTGCATCCGGCTTGCAGGCGCAACAAAAAAGGCTGGAACGAAAAGCCACTAGGAATTTACAAGGATGGACCAATCCGGTAAATGGGGTGGCGCATATGGGAAACATTGCGTTAGACTCGCTTGCAGTGATGCCTGCGGATAGGCTAATTAACTTGTACTATAATAAAAACCTGACCTATTGGCCTTGGCGTCCCGCGATAGAAAAGAAATTTAAAGAAAGCCTGAAAAGTGAATTTAGGGGCAGGTTAAAATCATACCAACTGCAGGTTTATTCAAACGGCAGCGAAGTGAATAATCTGATTCCTAACAGGTACAGAGCTAAAGATAGGGTGCACCAACAGCGTTTGTCTGCAAGTGCTGATCGGAAAAAGCTACTTCGCAGGCAAGGTCAATTGAACTATACAAAAGGACTGTCTGATAATTATATCGCTTTATGGCATAGTCATGGTTGGTATTACGAATCGAAGCTCGACAGGTGGGAATGGCAAAGGGCCCGGCTTTATGGTTCTGTAGAGGATGTATCGCCCATGATGTATGTGTTGCCTTACCTGGTACCTATGCTCGAGAATGCCGGGGCTACCACCTTTTTGCCGCGTGAGCGTAGTTTTCAGCAACAAGAGGTTATTGTTGATAATGATGTAAGTACACAGGGCTCCCGCTTTGAATTGGAGCCTGGTTTAAGCACATCATCCGTAGTAGGTTTTGCCGCCAGAGACACTTTGTTTCCCGGCGATAATCCCTTTAAATTGGGCAGTGCCTTAAATGTGTCAGGTGCAAACGGAAAGGTAGCTCATTATTTACCTTATATACCGGCGAAGGGAATGTACGAAGTTTATGTCTCGTATCAGCAATCATCCTCTAATACAAAACAGGCCGAATATAAAATTAATCATACAGGTGGCAGTACTTCTTTTTTTGTAAATCAAAGTATGGGAGGTGGAACCTGGATTTATCTGGGGAGTTTTGATTTTAACAAAGGCCTGCATCCTGATTCCGGTTCGGTAGAGCTAAGCTGTAAAGAGGGTACGGTTTCTATCGATGCCATCCGTTTTGGTGGTGGTATGGGTAATGTGGCACGCCGTCCGGGTATTGAGGTGGCGCCTAACCAATGGTCGCTAAAATCAGGGCAAACCAACAAACCGAAAGGAGAAAAGGTAAACCCCGATAATTTTAGATGGAAAACATCCCAACGTCCTCGCTATATGGAGGCAGCAAGGTATTGGCTACAATATGCAGGTATGCCCGATACGCTTATTTTTAATCTGAATGATGATAAAAACGATTATAACGATGATTATCAATCGCGTGGCGAATGGGTAGGTTATTTGATGGGTAAGCCCAATGGACCCACCGGGTATCGCAATGTGCCTGGATTAAACATCCCTATCGATTTAGCTTTTGCTTTTCATACCGATGCAGGCGTAACGCCTGACGATTCAATTATTGGTACGCTGGGTATTTTTAGCACTGCGCGTGAGGATGGAATTTTTCCTAACGGGCAATCCAAATTGGCCAGTCGCGATTTATGCGATGTGGTACAAACGCAGATAGTAGAGGATATACGGGCGCTGTTTAACCCGGACTGGACACGTCGGGCCATGTGGGACAAACAGTATTCTGAAGCCTGGAGGCCCAATGTGCCCACTATGTTGCTCGAACTTTATTCGCACCAGAACCTGGCCGATATGCAATATGGACTCGACCCGCGTTTCAGGTTTCATGTGAGCCGGGCAATTTATAAAGGGATGCTTAGGTTTCTTGCTTTTCAGGAAGGGCGCGAGTTTGTGGTGCAACCACTACCGGTAGATCACATGGCTATCCTAAAACAAAATGACGGATATAAATTAAGTTGGCAGCCGGTAAAAGATCCTTTGGAAAAATCGGCTTTGCCCACCCAGTATAAGGTGTATAAAAGAATCGGTAACAACGGTTTTGATAATGGCACCCTGGTGAGTGGTACTTCATATAAAATCAATAATCCGGTAGTAGGTCAACATCTCAGTTTTAAAGTTACCGCTGTAAACCAGGGCGGGGAAAGCATGCCCGGCGAAATACTGTCAATGGGCATTGCTGCGGAAAATGCCCCCACCGTTTTGGTTGTAAATGCCTTTGACAGGGTGAGTGCGCCCGCTTTTGTAGACAAAAAGGGTTTTGCGGGTGTAGCCTGGTGGAACGATCAGGGTGTGGCCGATCAATATGAATACGGCCATACGGGAAATCAATACGATTTCGATCGCAAATCGCCATGGTTGGATGATGATAGTCCCGGCTGGGGGGGCAGCTATGCCGATATGGAAGGTAAGGCCATACCGGGAAATAGCTTCGATAATGTGATAACACATGGGCAATCCATTCTACAAGCAGGGTATTCCTATGTTTCGGTGAGCGACGAGGTATTTGAAAGTGAAGGATATGAGGCGAAAAACTTTAAAGCGGTCGACATTATTTTGGGAGAGGAAAAAGCAACGCCCGGTTTTATGGATAAGAATCAATACGATTTTAAAATTTATACCCAAGGCTTGATGGATCGTTTAAAAGAGTTGGCCGAAAATGCTACCCCAGTTTTTATAAGCGGAGCCTATATCGGGTCAGAAATGCAGCTCTTAAAGGATACCATAGTACAACAATTTGCGGCCGAGCTGTTGCATTTTAAATGGCGTAGCAATCATGCTGTTAACAGGGGAGAGGTGGAGCCTACCGATAAGGTGTCGCCCTATTTTAAAAGTAATTTTACCTTTAACACGCAATATCATCCGCATATATATGCCGCTGAAGCACCCGATGCCATTGAACCAGCGGATAAAAATGCGCTTACAGCATTCAGATATTCCCAAAACGGAACCAGTGCCGGTGTAATTTACAATGGCAATAATAAAACTGTGGTGCTCGGTTTTCCCTTCGAAACTATTCTCAGGCAAGAGGACAGGGATAAACTGATGAAAGAGATATTAGAGTTTTTTAAATATGGAGCAACGCGACATGCCGCTGCATTGCGGGAAGACAATTAA
- a CDS encoding thioredoxin family protein: MRKIILSLVAIMAYTAVFAQGIEFGHGTLQEALAKAKKENKIVFMDCYTTWCGPCKYLAKNVFTQKEVGDFFNKNFVNVKMDMESEAGKPLMGKYNVSAFPTLLWLDSDGNIQHKSLGASDAEALLLTAKTAADPENSWGALNKKFEAGERSAAFLQNFILISSQGEFDTKAATEAYYALKKPEELINATDLKIITSTVKSTADSKFRFVLKNKAKFYALSEKAQIDQFIEQIMMEELMKVTREEDKAAIAAKEAELISLDKEVGVKVIATAEVNALYRSPERVKFFEALANYAIKYDFDNMEGLNKYAWWIAQAEEEISKDLMDKAIIMAKRSIELNTNFANIDTYACVLNKAGRIKEAKVQAKKSIELATEEQKKDLWSVKFMEGN, encoded by the coding sequence ATGAGAAAAATTATTCTATCGCTAGTTGCCATAATGGCCTATACTGCTGTATTCGCACAAGGAATTGAATTTGGGCATGGCACCCTTCAGGAGGCTTTAGCAAAGGCTAAAAAAGAAAATAAAATCGTTTTTATGGATTGTTACACCACTTGGTGCGGGCCTTGTAAATATTTGGCTAAAAATGTCTTCACACAAAAGGAAGTGGGAGATTTCTTTAATAAGAATTTTGTGAATGTGAAAATGGACATGGAGTCAGAAGCAGGAAAACCTTTAATGGGTAAGTACAATGTTAGCGCATTTCCTACTTTATTGTGGTTAGACTCTGATGGCAATATTCAGCACAAATCACTTGGAGCGAGCGATGCAGAGGCACTATTACTTACAGCTAAAACAGCTGCAGACCCTGAAAATAGCTGGGGGGCTTTAAATAAGAAATTTGAAGCCGGCGAACGTAGTGCGGCATTTTTACAAAACTTCATTTTAATTTCATCGCAAGGAGAATTCGATACCAAGGCTGCAACTGAAGCTTATTATGCTCTTAAAAAGCCCGAGGAATTGATTAATGCCACAGATTTAAAAATAATTACATCTACAGTAAAATCTACTGCTGATTCAAAATTTCGCTTCGTATTAAAGAATAAGGCCAAGTTTTATGCCCTATCCGAAAAGGCTCAAATTGATCAGTTTATTGAGCAAATTATGATGGAGGAGTTAATGAAGGTAACTCGTGAAGAAGACAAAGCCGCAATTGCCGCCAAGGAGGCAGAATTGATTTCGCTTGATAAAGAAGTGGGAGTAAAAGTTATAGCTACCGCAGAAGTCAATGCACTTTATAGAAGTCCGGAGCGTGTAAAATTCTTTGAGGCACTGGCTAATTACGCTATTAAATATGACTTTGACAATATGGAGGGCTTAAATAAATATGCCTGGTGGATTGCGCAAGCTGAAGAGGAAATTAGTAAAGACTTGATGGATAAAGCGATAATAATGGCGAAACGTTCAATAGAGCTCAATACTAATTTTGCCAATATTGATACGTATGCCTGTGTTTTAAATAAGGCAGGTAGGATTAAAGAGGCTAAGGTTCAAGCTAAAAAATCGATTGAATTAGCTACCGAAGAACAAAAGAAAGATCTTTGGTCGGTAAAATTTATGGAGGGTAACTAA
- a CDS encoding FadR/GntR family transcriptional regulator, with amino-acid sequence MDNIFQKIGTSQTLSQKIERKIEEAIRSRKLVSGTKLPSEKELCASFAVSRTALREALRRLSARGLVEIKKGSGMYVSEIKIEDAIESLNLYYDLRFDSSLIRQIIEVRRLFEPEISKLAARNRTEDDLLLLQECLKELIACDPDNTQLEVDLINRFHMNISKATGNPIVILSMEPIYSLLPRMRNMIYANIEGEKEYTLRLQKEIFNAIVKKDEENSYKYAVELLERNMAVYDKYFKGVY; translated from the coding sequence ATGGACAATATTTTTCAAAAAATTGGAACAAGTCAAACGCTAAGTCAAAAAATAGAGAGGAAGATTGAGGAGGCGATTCGTTCCAGAAAGTTGGTATCCGGAACCAAGCTGCCATCTGAGAAAGAGTTGTGTGCAAGCTTTGCTGTCAGCCGTACAGCCTTGCGCGAAGCTTTACGAAGATTGAGTGCCCGCGGTTTGGTAGAGATAAAAAAAGGCAGCGGGATGTATGTTTCCGAAATTAAGATCGAAGATGCCATCGAATCCTTAAATTTGTATTATGATTTGAGGTTTGATTCGAGTTTAATTCGACAAATTATAGAAGTACGCAGACTATTTGAACCTGAAATAAGTAAGCTGGCCGCACGAAACAGAACGGAGGATGACCTGTTGTTGTTACAAGAGTGTTTAAAGGAGTTAATAGCTTGCGATCCGGACAATACACAATTAGAAGTGGATTTGATTAACAGGTTTCATATGAATATATCCAAGGCTACAGGCAATCCTATAGTCATTCTTTCTATGGAACCCATTTATTCGCTGCTGCCGCGTATGCGCAATATGATTTATGCAAATATTGAAGGCGAAAAGGAATATACCTTGCGCTTACAAAAAGAAATTTTTAATGCCATCGTAAAAAAGGACGAAGAAAACTCCTATAAATATGCCGTTGAACTGTTGGAGCGCAATATGGCGGTTTACGATAAGTATTTTAAAGGGGTTTACTAA
- a CDS encoding BadF/BadG/BcrA/BcrD ATPase family protein, translating to MILIADSGSTKTEWRVSGDHVGSENTCITKGINPFHQTTEEILMSLKESFSLAVDEINEIYFYGAGCANQEKNNIVRSALFSFFGTDKIYVDSDLAGAARSLCGNSAGIACILGTGSNSCLYDGKNVIDNVSPLGYILGDEGSGAYLGKQLIGDILKKQLPDNLIDLFWQEHQTNRAEILEHVYKKPMANRYLAQYTKFLSKHIHQAALDRLVTQSFSSFVQRNLLQYNNVLHLEVNFTGSVAYYFRPQLKKALNQHNLTLGIVTQAPMSGLEKYHRLTKLHHDRHN from the coding sequence ATGATACTAATTGCGGACAGTGGTTCTACTAAAACAGAATGGAGAGTTAGCGGAGACCATGTAGGCTCTGAAAACACCTGTATCACCAAAGGAATCAATCCTTTTCATCAGACTACGGAAGAAATATTAATGAGTCTTAAAGAAAGTTTCTCCTTAGCTGTGGATGAGATAAACGAAATTTACTTTTACGGTGCCGGCTGTGCCAACCAAGAAAAAAACAACATTGTAAGGAGTGCGCTTTTTAGTTTTTTTGGTACGGATAAAATTTATGTTGACAGTGACCTGGCTGGTGCTGCCCGATCGCTTTGTGGCAACAGCGCGGGCATTGCTTGCATTTTGGGCACAGGCTCTAACTCCTGCCTTTACGACGGTAAAAACGTGATCGACAACGTTTCACCACTGGGCTATATCCTTGGTGATGAAGGCAGTGGCGCGTATTTAGGAAAGCAACTAATAGGCGACATCCTTAAAAAGCAACTCCCGGACAACCTTATCGATTTATTTTGGCAAGAGCACCAAACCAACCGAGCCGAAATACTGGAACATGTGTATAAAAAGCCAATGGCCAACAGGTATTTGGCACAGTACACCAAATTTTTATCTAAACATATCCATCAAGCTGCACTGGATCGTTTGGTTACGCAATCGTTCAGTAGTTTTGTACAGCGCAACCTGTTGCAATATAACAATGTTCTGCATTTGGAGGTTAATTTTACCGGGAGTGTGGCCTATTATTTTAGGCCCCAATTAAAAAAAGCATTAAATCAGCACAACTTAACACTGGGCATTGTTACTCAGGCTCCAATGAGCGGATTAGAAAAATACCACCGATTAACAAAACTGCATCATGACCGACACAATTAA
- the ppk2 gene encoding polyphosphate kinase 2 yields the protein MASENDAPHKIKPIYDEDGRLNKPYYFNELDRLQLELVRMQAWIKHKGLKVVVIFEGRDAAGKGGVIKRIKQRLNPRNTKIVALPIPTERERTQWYFQRYVAHLPAAGEMALFDRSWYNRAGVEKVMGFCTQQEYEEFLRSCPDFERMLIRSGIILVKYWFSVSDDEQEKRFKERINTPLKRWKISEMDLAARTHWVDYSIAKDRMFKYTDQKLSPWYVVEGDDKRKARLNCISHLLSMIPYERIPYKKLELPEIQSKVGYMRPPMEEQTHVPAVY from the coding sequence ATGGCATCAGAAAATGACGCACCCCACAAAATAAAGCCCATTTACGATGAAGATGGACGACTCAATAAACCCTATTATTTTAATGAACTGGACAGGCTGCAGTTAGAACTGGTGCGGATGCAAGCCTGGATTAAGCATAAGGGACTAAAGGTTGTAGTGATTTTTGAGGGTAGAGATGCGGCCGGTAAAGGCGGTGTTATAAAAAGAATAAAGCAACGACTCAACCCGCGCAATACCAAGATAGTGGCCTTGCCCATTCCCACTGAACGCGAGAGAACACAATGGTATTTTCAGCGTTATGTGGCACATCTACCGGCAGCCGGCGAAATGGCCTTATTCGACCGCAGCTGGTACAACCGGGCAGGGGTAGAAAAAGTAATGGGTTTTTGTACCCAGCAGGAATATGAGGAGTTTTTACGCTCCTGCCCCGATTTTGAACGTATGCTAATCCGATCCGGCATTATATTGGTTAAATATTGGTTTTCGGTTAGCGATGATGAACAGGAAAAACGATTTAAAGAAAGAATTAACACGCCCTTAAAAAGATGGAAAATAAGTGAAATGGACTTGGCGGCACGAACGCATTGGGTAGATTATTCCATTGCCAAGGATAGGATGTTTAAATATACCGACCAGAAACTTTCGCCATGGTATGTAGTGGAAGGCGACGACAAGCGCAAAGCCCGCTTAAACTGCATTTCGCACCTCTTATCCATGATACCTTATGAAAGAATTCCGTACAAAAAGCTGGAACTCCCCGAAATACAAAGCAAAGTAGGTTACATGCGTCCTCCCATGGAGGAACAGACCCACGTACCTGCAGTTTATTAA
- the corA gene encoding magnesium/cobalt transporter CorA has product MARFIKSNKEFIGISPDSIRFRGEKKTDSTLIKLTRYNENSLSENTIGEIEDLTDLYKPGFTSWLNIDGLHDMDLMRQLPVNLDIEPVIISEVLNTHARPKVIEYDNCLYIGLKMLHYLGDGITIKTENIVFVVKEGVLITFQERTGDVFDPVRERLKNAKKRIRRLGADYLAFTLIDIIIDNYTYLISRIGQDIETLDEKLLRSANDDILHQINKFKSELIYLHKSILPGKEMIYHLIKMDSEYINEDSLVHYRELQSNINHAVDSLNNYKEILSSQLNIYHTQVSSRLNDVMKFLTVFSVIFIPLTFIAGIYGTNFVHIPELHYKLGYPVMLVAMAIIAVGMLVYFKRKRWI; this is encoded by the coding sequence ATGGCCAGATTTATTAAAAGCAATAAGGAATTCATCGGTATATCCCCCGACAGCATCCGCTTTAGAGGGGAAAAAAAAACCGACTCTACACTTATTAAGCTCACCCGGTACAACGAAAATTCACTAAGCGAAAATACCATAGGCGAAATCGAAGACTTGACTGATTTATACAAGCCCGGATTCACCTCCTGGTTAAACATCGATGGCCTGCACGATATGGATTTGATGCGACAATTACCAGTAAATCTAGATATTGAACCCGTAATTATTTCGGAAGTACTGAATACACATGCCCGCCCCAAAGTTATTGAATACGACAATTGCCTGTATATTGGTTTAAAAATGCTGCATTACCTGGGCGATGGCATAACCATTAAAACGGAGAATATTGTATTTGTGGTTAAAGAAGGCGTGCTGATTACATTCCAGGAAAGAACGGGTGATGTTTTTGATCCGGTGCGTGAGCGATTAAAAAACGCTAAAAAAAGGATCAGACGTTTAGGTGCGGATTATTTGGCATTTACCCTTATCGATATTATCATCGACAATTACACTTACCTTATCAGCCGAATTGGGCAGGATATTGAAACATTGGATGAAAAATTACTGCGCAGTGCCAATGACGATATCCTGCATCAGATTAACAAATTTAAAAGTGAACTGATTTATCTCCACAAATCGATATTGCCCGGTAAGGAGATGATTTACCACTTGATAAAGATGGATTCTGAATACATTAACGAAGACAGCCTGGTACATTACCGCGAGTTGCAGAGCAATATAAACCATGCCGTTGATTCACTGAACAACTACAAAGAAATTTTAAGCAGCCAATTGAATATTTACCATACCCAGGTATCCTCGCGCTTGAACGATGTGATGAAATTTTTGACCGTGTTCTCCGTCATCTTTATACCGCTAACATTTATTGCGGGCATTTATGGTACCAACTTCGTGCATATACCCGAATTGCATTACAAATTGGGATACCCCGTTATGCTGGTGGCCATGGCCATAATAGCAGTTGGCATGTTGGTTTATTTTAAGAGGAAGAGGTGGATTTGA
- the murQ gene encoding N-acetylmuramic acid 6-phosphate etherase has protein sequence MTDTINKNKKVSVTESPSRFDNLEDMSVEELLTSINKEDANVHIAVQRALPQIKELVERIVSRMEKGGRVFYLGAGTSGRLGVLDASELPPTFGVPDSMVIGLIAGGDVALRKAVEAAEDDPNKAWSELMAYDINQMDTIIGIAASGTTPYVIGGIKHGRKNGLLTGCITCNPNSEVASVTEFPIEAIVGPEFVTGSTRLKAGTAQKMILNMITTTIMIKLGRVKGNKMVNMQLTNKKLVARGARMIMEETKLTYAEAKRLLLLHGSVKKAIDAYRK, from the coding sequence ATGACCGACACAATTAATAAAAACAAAAAAGTTAGTGTTACCGAATCACCCTCCAGATTCGATAACTTAGAGGATATGAGCGTTGAGGAATTACTCACGAGCATCAATAAGGAAGATGCCAACGTGCACATTGCCGTACAGCGCGCCCTGCCTCAAATAAAGGAGCTGGTTGAGCGTATTGTAAGCAGAATGGAAAAAGGAGGAAGGGTTTTTTACCTGGGTGCCGGCACAAGTGGCAGACTGGGTGTTTTGGACGCGTCGGAATTACCACCCACATTCGGTGTACCCGACAGCATGGTAATCGGACTGATCGCTGGTGGCGATGTGGCACTGCGTAAAGCCGTTGAAGCTGCCGAAGACGACCCCAACAAAGCCTGGTCGGAACTGATGGCTTACGATATCAATCAAATGGACACCATTATAGGCATTGCTGCATCGGGGACTACCCCGTACGTAATAGGCGGCATCAAGCATGGTCGCAAAAACGGCTTACTGACCGGCTGCATCACCTGCAACCCTAATAGTGAAGTAGCATCGGTTACGGAATTTCCGATTGAAGCCATCGTTGGGCCCGAATTTGTTACAGGCAGTACGCGATTAAAAGCAGGAACGGCTCAAAAAATGATTCTCAACATGATTACCACTACCATCATGATTAAACTGGGCCGGGTAAAAGGAAACAAAATGGTAAACATGCAGCTTACCAACAAAAAGCTGGTGGCCAGAGGTGCACGTATGATTATGGAAGAAACCAAACTTACGTATGCGGAAGCAAAGCGCCTGCTATTGCTACATGGATCCGTTAAAAAAGCCATTGACGCATACAGAAAATAA